The following proteins come from a genomic window of Salvia hispanica cultivar TCC Black 2014 chromosome 4, UniMelb_Shisp_WGS_1.0, whole genome shotgun sequence:
- the LOC125185170 gene encoding uncharacterized protein LOC125185170 has translation MEHESFPHKLHEHPLSLIPDSAKQSDYYNSYCYGCGRYFIPGDATYGCSLRCGYHSLLHKECMEMPREIMHPIHPSHPLTLHDFGSRICAVCKEYVFGMIGYRCSQEGCDGLWIHLGCAGFLTDKQPLMYHQSHPHHQLRFSKRTRWCTFPCDACGATEKGDSYICTLCDYWIHESCALLPLSAHFPHHHPAHTLSLAFSLPSEYIKYEFDCGICSMTLPLRRWLYHCHLCRYIVHLNCATSTFDDENAIDGEKDVTKFPIAVDDMYEEIIKPFVRRESGKVLIPHDDQNKGGKYRFFGHPDHLLTFTTFSSSSSSSSQDRYKKDDDDDDDEDEFDIIPRSELTCDGCTLAIHEKKQTYGDGYESGYMSCEECKYFLHLSCFNLPLHIPSLPIHPLKDHSLRLQNVDGNLTDSKYCYICHAYTNGLYYSCTHEGCRFNLDIKCSSLPSTITHAAHPRHNYLEIVTSDYESFFCVNCYSFISSTVGQYKCNSCRFSVCGACVMLPATNKHRLENHMLWLTYDARFNHPGEFYCSSCEQQMDPRSWMYYCRDCDQSFHPECFPATSGEYRNIKYGTKQYVISIHDHPLRFQIISNKKRCDQCHEDSYDRPGFQCASCFFVVGVECGVKCLGDA, from the exons atggAGCATGAGAGTTTTCCTCATAAGCTTCATGAACATCCGCTGAGTTTGATCCCCGACTCCGCCAAGCAAAGTGATTATTACAACTCATACTGTTATGGTTGTGGGAGATACTTTATACCCGGAGATGCAACGTATGGATGCAGCCTCAGGTGTGGATATCATAGTTTGTTACACAAAGAATGCATGGAAATGCCGCGAGAGATTATGCACCCTATCCATCCTTCACACCCTCTCACACTCCATGATTTTGGATCAAGAATATGTGCAGTTTGTAAAGAATATGTGTTTGGGATGATAGGCTACAGATGTAGCCAAGAGGGCTGTGATGGATTGTGGATCCACTTGGGATGCGCGGGCTTTCTTACTGATAAGCAGCCGCTTATGTACCACCAAAGCCACCCTCATCATCAGCTACGCTTTTCCAAGAGAACGAGGTGGTGCACATTCCCCTGTGATGCATGTGGTGCCACTGAGAAAGGGGACTCCTACATCTGCACTCTCTGCGACTACTGGATACACGAGAGTTGCGCGCTACTCCCATTGTCCGCGCACTTCCCTCATCATCACCCTGCCCACACACTCTCCCTCGCATTTTCTCTTCCAtctgagtatatcaaatatgaatttgattgTGGTATATGCAGCATGACTTTGCCATTGAGACGATGGCTCTATCACTGCCACCTTTGTAGATATATCGTCCATCTCAACTGTGCCACCTCCAC ATTTGATGATGAAAATGCAATTGATGGTGAGAAAGATGTCACCAAGTTTCCGATAGCAGTAGATGACATGTATGAGGAGATAATCAAACCTTTCGTTAGGCGAGAAAGTGGAAAAGTTCTCATCCCTCATGATGATCAGAACAAGGGTGGCAAGTACAGGTTCTTTGGTCACCCTGATCATCTACTAACTTTTACTACATTTTCAtcgtcttcttcatcatcatctcaaGATCGCTACaaaaaagatgatgatgatgacgatgatgaaGATGAGTTTGACATTATTCCGAGATCGGAATTAACATGTGATGGGTGCACATTGGCTATACATGAAAAGAAGCAAACATATGGTGATGGGTATGAGAGTGGTTACATGAGTTGTGAAGAATGCAAATACTTTCTCCATTTGTCGTGCTTCAACTTACCGCTACACATCCCCTCTCTTCCAATCCATCCTCTCAAAGATCACAGCTTAAGGCTTCAAAATGTTGATGGCAATCTAACAGATAGTAAATACTGTTATATTTGTCATGCTTATACGAATGGGCTCTATTACTCTTGTACCCACGAAGGCTGCAGGTTCAACTTAGACATCAAGTGTTCTTCTCTGCCTAGCACCATAACACACGCAGCTCACCCACGACATAATTATCTCGAGATAGTCACAAGTGATTATGAGTCTTTTTTCTGTGTTAACTGTTATAGCTTTATAAGTTCAACTGTGGGACAATACAAATGCAATAGTTGCAGATTCAGTGTGTGTGGTGCATGCGTGATGCTACCAGCAACAAATAAGCATAGATTGGAGAATCACATGTTATGGTTGACATACGATGCTCGGTTTAACCATCCCGGTGAGTTCTACTGCAGTAGTTGCGAACAACAAATGGACCCCAGAAGTTGGATGTATTATTGTCGAGACTGCGATCAATCCTTTCACCCGGAATGCTTTCCTGCTACGTCAGGTGAGTACAGAAACATCAAATATGGGACAAAGCAGTATGTGATATCCATTCATGATCACCCTCTCAGATTTCAAATCATATCCAACAAAAAGAGATGTGATCAATGTCATGAAGATAGTTATGATAGGCCCGGATTTCAATGTGCGTCGTGCTTCTTTGTCGTGGGTGTAGAGTGCGGTGTGAAATGCTTGGGTGATGCCTAG